The following nucleotide sequence is from Caldicellulosiruptor saccharolyticus DSM 8903.
GCAATAGCTATAGGACTTAAAGCTGTAGCACTTGGATATAGAGTTTTGTTTACCACAGCAAATGAGATGTTAGAAGAGTTGTATATTTCAAGAGCGGATAATTCGTATCAACAAAAGCTAAAAAACTATGTTAATGTGGATTTGTTAATAATAGATGAGCTGGGCTTAAGGAAATTTAATCAAAGCAGTGTAGATGATTTTTATGAGATAATATCAAAGAGATATGAGAGAGGATCGATAATAATAACCACAAACAAAGTATTTGAAGAGTGGGCGAGGATATTTTATGATCCAGTTTTAGCGACAGCGATTTTAGATAGATTTGTACATCATTGTCATTTTGTGGTTATCAAAGGTGAAAGTTATAGGATGAAGCAAAGGGAGGGTGCTATAAAAGCTTTAACATATGATTCCAAGAATGACTCAAATCAGTTAAATAATGATAATTAAATTTTTTTTGAAAACAGGTGGGGAAAAAATATTATCAAAAGTGGGGAAAAGGTATTGACAATAACACAGATAGTTTTTTTCCAAAGAATCAGATCAAAATAGAGGGCAGGAAGATACGATTGAGTCTTGGCAGGGGTTAGCAAAAGAGTTTACAGTAAAACATTTGTATTTTAAACTGCTAAAGTACATCATTGGTTAATAGCTCAATGAAGTCATAATAACACCGAAGTTTTGCGGCAGATGGTTTGAGATTGAGTATATCCATGAAAGAGAAGAAGCACATGATTATTTTGATTTGATTAGATATTTGTTTGAAATAACTTTAAATAAAACTAAAAACATAGGGAGTGACATAATTGAACAAGCTGTTTTTGATTTTTAATCATACTCTTACAGAAGATCAGGAAAAAGAAGCAAAAGAATTGTTAAAAGTAACCCAGATTATTCCTCTTCCTCAGCACCTGCAGAAGTTATGGAGTAATATTCCACCTGATAAAGATTTGAGCAGCGATTTATTTTTTCCAATTACATCTTATTTGCTTGCAAACAAGGGTGAAGATAAAAATTATTGTCTCATTCAAGGTGATTTTGGTGCAATGGTGTATCTTGTCAGCTGGTGTTTCAAACACGACTTTATTCCAATTTATGCAACAACCAAAAGAGTGGCTCAAGAAGTTATAAAGCCAGACGGTTCTGTTGAACTTATAAAGGTTTTCAAGCATGAGAGATTCAGAAGATATATCCTTTGCATATAAAAGCTTTTTTCAAATAAATTTTTTGAGGAAGAGAGGGAACTTTAAATGAAGATTATTTATCAGATTGGACGGCTTGATAATCCAGGGTCGGCAAAGAAAGAGTTTTTTATAACCAGATTCAAAGGAGAGATTGTAAACTTTTCAAGAGAATCAGAACTTTCTGCCTTTGTTTTGAGAGATTTTTTGAACTCTCAAGGGAATGAGGCTAAGACGGTGGTGATTTATCCTATCAGCATTCTTTTAAATGAAAAGATTAAAGATTACGTCGAAGATGAGGATTTAAAAAAGGAGCTTAAAAACATTTGCGAAAATCCTTCACAATACCTCAAATCTCCTTTTGATATAATAAACAGGCTACCTCTTGAAAGTTTAAGAGATGATGCGCTTGTAATTCATTCTCTGGGGACATATCTGAATAACGTAGAACTTGATGGCAGCTATGATGACATAGTCCTTGAAATTTTGTTTGACATGATAGAAAGGTATATGAAAGAAGATATAGATGAGATTTATCTTGACATTTCAAGCGGGCACAATATATACATATCCGCAATGATCGAGGCATCAAGGCATTTTGCGGTTTTAACAAAGCTTATGCACTGGATTCACGAAGAAAAGCGCCCCAGTATATACGTTGTATTTTCAGATCCTATTATGGGAAGTAGTGCAAAAACTTTTGAAATACACATCCAACCGCAAAGCTATACAGCATTTTTCTCATCACCGATAAGCAAGAAAGAAGCGTGCGACCACAACTTTTCGTTTTTGCGAAACATTTACCAAGAACCGCAGGACGATACGAAAGGCAACAATAAAGTTTTGCAAAAACAGCAGATACGACAGAAAAGAAAAGCTTTGAAAGAAAAGATAGAAATGTTTACTATTTTATTTTCTGCAATCAAAAACAACGTCCCGTTATACCTGTATTACCATACATACCATTCAATAGATGAAATAAAAAATGAGCTTGTAAATCTTATTAATCATGCTAAGGATCAGCTTATAAAAGACTTTGAAGTTTCGCCAAAACTTAACAAAAAAGCATATCTTGATGCAATTTTTAGCCTTTGTTTTTACATGGGGATTGTTGAGGTTCTGGAAAGATACAATATAACAATGTTTTGCCAGCAGACAGGTTTTGATTTAGAAAAACTTGGACAGACCTTTGCACAGATTTACACAATATTTGGTATTCCAATGAACTATACAATGCTTGGGAATGAGATTTCGAACGACACTGAAAAAATACAACAGCATGGTGAAATAGATAAGTGGACAAGGCTGAGAAAAATTGTCGACCCGGTAAAATCTATTTCAGATGAGCCTGATGAGAGAAACTTTTTTGCTCATTCAGGGCTTGAAGGCAATGTTACAGAAGTAAGATATGACGGTGAAAAAGTTTATGTCAGATACATTCAAGTACTTCCACAGAGCACGATAGACTGCTGGCTTAAGAAAAGAGTATGACGTAAACAGCAAAAAACTAAAAAGATTTAAAGAAAATGGCAAATCGTTTTTTAACTTCTATGTAAAAGGGGGTTTTTAAGTGACAAAAAATAATATAACAAACGTTCTAATTTCTGTTATAGGCAAAGGGCGATTGAAAAAAGACCAGACAGTAGGGTACGAACAAACTGAGTATGTTTTCAATCCTGATACAAATAAAAAGTATGTTGCCTCAAAAACAGCTTTTTTTGGAATTGCACTTTATGAATATTTTAAGGAAGTAGAAAAAATACAAATTGACAAGTTCATTTTAATTGGCACTGACCGGTCAGCATGGTCAGAGCTTTACCAGATATTGCCTCATGATGTGCAAAATTCAGAAGATATAACTGCGATGTGCTTAAAAGTGTATGAAGAAGAAAAGAAAGGTATTCAAGACAGTACACTTTCGGTGTGGCAGAACACTCTGACAAAGTACGTACCGAAGCTGAAATTTTACAAAATAAAGCCGCTTGAGCTTGGCAGAGGTATTGATATACTTTTGCAAGAGCTTGATAAAGATGGTGACTATAACATAATCTTTGACATGACGCATGCATTTAGGAACATTCCTGTTGTTTTTTCATATGGAATAATGCTTTTGAAGTATTTGAGAAAAATAAATAGTGTAAGAATATTTTACGGTGCGCATGATATGATAAATTATTTTTCTGACCTTGTGAGTGGACAATCCCCGGTCATTGAGATTCCTTTAATAGACAAGCTTGTAAGGCTAATAGAATCGATGGCAACATTCCAAAACTCAGGTTATTTTGTACCGTTGCTTGAGCAAATAGGTTTTGGCGACAGAGAAAAGACTTATTTCAAGCTTGAGATGAACCGCCAGCCACGAAGAGAAATTGAAGAGATAATAAAAGAATTTGAAAACAAACAAGAAGCGGTTAAACATGCTTTTGAAAAAGAAATAGTTGAAATAATGTACAAAGAGTTTTGTGAGATGAACAGGCAGGAAAAACTTTATCAAAGGATGTACAAAAGATCAAAGTTTTTCTATGAAAGAAGGCAGTATCTCAAAGCACTTGTTCTTCTTTATGAAGCAATAATTGTTCTTTTTGCAGATGTGTATAATATAAAAGATAATATGAATTATGATGCACGTGAAAAAGCCAGAGATAAACTATTTTTAGAAATAAAAAATATTAAAAACAAAAAGTCAGATTTAAATAAATTAATCAAGGAACAGGATGAAGCAGATACAGTAAAAGAACTGGAATATGTAAGGAATGCTGCAGTGCACGGTTCATCACCGCGCGGCAATCAGGAATACCTTGAAAATGTAGAGAAATTCAAAATATTATTAAATTCGGCCATAAATTTGTTTGAAAAGATGTTAAAAAGAAGAAGCGAGAGTTAATAAAAGCAGATAAGTAAAAAGTGAAAAATTCAAAAAGAGTCCTCAAACAGATAAAAAACCTCCTTCTTGGAGATTTTTCGCTTTCTGAGTTTTGCCAAGAAGGAGGTTTTATTATTTACAAATATAACTTTTGGTAAAATTTCTATTTTACACTTTTTTACTGCATATATTTACAATTACTACTTGTTAGTACCAAATAACACATTTATTTACTAATATTATCATCTTTCATACATAATCAAAAACAATCATATTCAGCCTTTTTGCGAACTTCGCAGATTTTTTGGTTCGTAATTTTCAAAAGCAGCTTGTAAAATTATTTTTCAAGTTGTTGAATAAATAATTATACCATTAATGTTACTATATAGAACTATAAATTATTCCACGTGTATTTAAAAGAAAATTTACAGTTTTCAATTTTTTGAATATAGACCTCTATCAAATAAGTAATCATAATCCAGTCTACATGCTTCTTATATGTTCTAAAACCTCTTAACCTTACTTGTTCTAAATTGTATTCTCCTTTTAACTTACCAAATAATCTTTCTATTTTTGTCCTCTGCTTATATAACTTTTGTCCTTCTTCGCTTCTTAAAAATTCCATATTTTTTATCCTCAAAATATTTTTTACATTACTGAAATCCTTACTATTTCTCTTATTTACCGCCGCTACAAACTTCATCCCAAGTCTATCTGACACCTCAAACCATTTCGCACAATCATAACCTGCATCTGCCAATATCACTTCAGGTCCAAATATCTTAGCTTCATACAAAAGTTCTACTACTTTACTGTCATGGATATTTGCACATGTCAACCACCATACTATAGGTATAACCTCGCTTTCAACTGTTGCTAACACATGTAATTTATACCCATTGTAAAAACCTAAACTAACACATACTCCTACTTCTGCCTCTTTGTCACCCCTCGAGCTTCTCAAAGGTGTAGAATCTATAGCACAAACTTTTGTCTGCGGATCTATTTCTCTCACTAAAATTCTTGCTATCCCTTCTATATATTCTTCTTCAATTACTTTTGCCCATTTCGAAAAATATGTATGATCGGGGCTCTTTTCTATCCCTATAGCCTTTTTAAATTCTTCATCTTCATTTATCTTGTATTCTAATTCCCTGAAACTGTTTATCTTGTTTTTGACTTTGTAAACAAAACAAGCTATTATATGGCTTAGCTTAAATTTCTTCGGTCTTCCTCTCCTGCTACTTTTTATCTTTAATCCCAAGGCTTTTATTACTTTCTCAATTGTCATAAGTATCTTTAAAAATTTTTGTTTTTGTGTTTTAATAAAATTAGTCATTGCCATCCTCCTTAGTTACGTGTTTTTAGTCTTCTCTTGCTATAATTTTACCTTAAGGAGGATGGCTTTTTATATATATCTATTTATTGTCTTTTCTGTTAATCTGTTTTATTCAACAAGCTAAAATTATTTTTATCAATCAAGCAGGAGTTTCACAAGGGAGTGAAAAAGATGTGTCTGCTTGTATATGATGTAATAAGGATGGCAAAATGTAATCACTCTTCTGTGTGTGTTCAGCATTCAAATTTATTCTATCAGATTAAAAGCACTTGTGAAAAGTGTCTTCCGAAGGTTCATTTTAGAAGAAAGAACAACGGCAATCTTCGTGATTATGACTGTAAAAATATGATATACTATTACTGCGGAAGGTACTCACTCAAGCATTCAGGCGAGGTTTTTCTACTTCTTCAGCAAATTAGTCACAGAATACCAGATAATCTCAGAGTTCTTTCGATAGGCTGCGGTCCCTGCACAGACCTTTTAGCATTTGATGCTTATTTAAAAACGCACAAACAAAATGGAAAAATTGAATATCACGGACTTGAAAAAAGCAATCTCTGGAATGATATTCACAATTTTATCATACAGAATAGTGAGAAACATAATTTGTCAAAAGTTAAAATAACATACTTGGATGTGGTCGAACAATTTAGAGAAGTGGAAAATATCATAAAAAACGAAAAGCCAAACATTATATCATTCCAATATGTACTTTCAGATATGGCAAAATATTACCATGTTGATTTTGTAAAGGAATTTGCAGATAAGTTTGTTGAAAAAGCCTTTGAGATATTACCCGGTTCTACTATAATAATTTTCAACGATACAAACGTTACGCAAAGTTATGCTAAAAAAAATCCTGATGAAGTCAAAGGAAGAATTATCCTTGAATTTTTAGCAAAAAAATATTGGAGTAAAAACTATGTATCAGTACTCAAATATTATTTTCCTTACAAAAACGACAAGAGTCTTGAATTTGGCAAAGCTCAATCCAAGTGCAAAGTTGAAATGAAAAAAGTACCAGAAGATTTAAAAAACTATTTTGAGATGTGGACCGAGTACCGAAGCATACAACTTGTATTAATTAAAGAGTATATATGATAAATTTTTGATTAAAAACAGGAGTTGGTAGTAAGATGATTATAAGTGCGAGCAGAAGAACAGATATTCCGGCATTTTATGGTGATTGGTTTATAAACAGGATAAAAGAAGGATTTGCAATGTATAGAAATCCAATGAGACCTACTCAGGTTTTTGCAGTGTCTCTTCATCCAAAAGATGTTGATGCGATAGTATTCTGGACAAAAAATCCCAAAAATTTTTTGGACAAGTTAAAATACTTAGAAGAGTATATTTATTATTTTCAATTTACAATCACGCCTTATGGGAAAGATTTAGAACCAGGGATTCCTTCAAAAGATGAGGTTATCCAAACCTTTATAGAGCTTTCGAACATGATAGGGAAAAAGAGAGTTATCTGGAGATATGACCCGATAATTATAAATGATAAAATGCCTCTCAGTTACCATAAAGAGAAATTTGAAGAGTTTTGTGAAAAACTTTCGCCATATACCCTCAAGTGTATAATTAGCTATGTTGACTTTTACAGCAAGGCAGTGGATGAGCTAAATAAAATAAATGCAAAAGACCTTACGGCAGAGCAGCTTTACAATGTCTTTACTGAAATAGGAAAGATAGGCAAAAGATATAACCTGAGTGTTGAGACATGTGCAGAAGAGGTGCCGGTCGAAGAGCTTGGCTTGAGGAAAGCTCACTGTGTGGACGGAGAACTTATAAATGAGCTCGGAAGAGAAAAAGGTTTTAAAGATGATACAGAATATAAAAAGGATAGCAATCAGAGAAAAGCATGTGGATGTGTTCAAAGCGTAGATCTTGGTATATTCAATACCTGCAAGCATTTTTGCACATACTGCTATGCAAATTTCAGCAGAAATTCAATTCTGAAGAATGTGCAAAAATATGATGCAAACTCACCGCTTTTGTGCAGTTTTCTTGACATTGAAAAAGATGAGATAAGAATAAGGCTAAAAGAAGGTTCGCGAAAGCTTGATATAAAAGATATTCAAGATGGGAAAGTAAATGGCATAGAATCGTATTATGGACAGATTAGCTTCTACGATAGTAATAAAGATTTGTCTGAAAAATTTGATGGCTGGCTTGAGAAAAAGGTTTTGGAGTACCTGGAAAGGAGTAATCAAAGACATTGCTATTAATCGGACAAAATCAGGATAGCAAATTGCTAAAATAACTCAAAATTTAATAAATTTTTATTGTTTTCTGCCAGAACGTGAGACACCGCAAAGGTCTATACAGATTTATATAATGAGATAAGAAAGAGATTGAAGAAGAC
It contains:
- the istB gene encoding IS21-like element ISCsa9 family helper ATPase IstB; translated protein: MNDLLLGKLKDLKLSGIIKSFDLRVEEAIKNNFSYQEFFEILINDEVSNRRINSNQKRISKAKFPWHKTLEEYNFNYQPSINKRFIYNLATCEFVRKRENVAFIGPPGTGKTHLAIAIGLKAVALGYRVLFTTANEMLEELYISRADNSYQQKLKNYVNVDLLIIDELGLRKFNQSSVDDFYEIISKRYERGSIIITTNKVFEEWARIFYDPVLATAILDRFVHHCHFVVIKGESYRMKQREGAIKALTYDSKNDSNQLNNDN
- the csx20 gene encoding CRISPR-associated protein Csx20 yields the protein MNKLFLIFNHTLTEDQEKEAKELLKVTQIIPLPQHLQKLWSNIPPDKDLSSDLFFPITSYLLANKGEDKNYCLIQGDFGAMVYLVSWCFKHDFIPIYATTKRVAQEVIKPDGSVELIKVFKHERFRRYILCI
- the csx1 gene encoding CRISPR-associated CARF protein Csx1, coding for MKIIYQIGRLDNPGSAKKEFFITRFKGEIVNFSRESELSAFVLRDFLNSQGNEAKTVVIYPISILLNEKIKDYVEDEDLKKELKNICENPSQYLKSPFDIINRLPLESLRDDALVIHSLGTYLNNVELDGSYDDIVLEILFDMIERYMKEDIDEIYLDISSGHNIYISAMIEASRHFAVLTKLMHWIHEEKRPSIYVVFSDPIMGSSAKTFEIHIQPQSYTAFFSSPISKKEACDHNFSFLRNIYQEPQDDTKGNNKVLQKQQIRQKRKALKEKIEMFTILFSAIKNNVPLYLYYHTYHSIDEIKNELVNLINHAKDQLIKDFEVSPKLNKKAYLDAIFSLCFYMGIVEVLERYNITMFCQQTGFDLEKLGQTFAQIYTIFGIPMNYTMLGNEISNDTEKIQQHGEIDKWTRLRKIVDPVKSISDEPDERNFFAHSGLEGNVTEVRYDGEKVYVRYIQVLPQSTIDCWLKKRV
- the csx2 gene encoding TIGR02221 family CRISPR-associated protein; translated protein: MTKNNITNVLISVIGKGRLKKDQTVGYEQTEYVFNPDTNKKYVASKTAFFGIALYEYFKEVEKIQIDKFILIGTDRSAWSELYQILPHDVQNSEDITAMCLKVYEEEKKGIQDSTLSVWQNTLTKYVPKLKFYKIKPLELGRGIDILLQELDKDGDYNIIFDMTHAFRNIPVVFSYGIMLLKYLRKINSVRIFYGAHDMINYFSDLVSGQSPVIEIPLIDKLVRLIESMATFQNSGYFVPLLEQIGFGDREKTYFKLEMNRQPRREIEEIIKEFENKQEAVKHAFEKEIVEIMYKEFCEMNRQEKLYQRMYKRSKFFYERRQYLKALVLLYEAIIVLFADVYNIKDNMNYDAREKARDKLFLEIKNIKNKKSDLNKLIKEQDEADTVKELEYVRNAAVHGSSPRGNQEYLENVEKFKILLNSAINLFEKMLKRRSES
- a CDS encoding ISNCY-like element ISCsa7 family transposase, translated to MTNFIKTQKQKFLKILMTIEKVIKALGLKIKSSRRGRPKKFKLSHIIACFVYKVKNKINSFRELEYKINEDEEFKKAIGIEKSPDHTYFSKWAKVIEEEYIEGIARILVREIDPQTKVCAIDSTPLRSSRGDKEAEVGVCVSLGFYNGYKLHVLATVESEVIPIVWWLTCANIHDSKVVELLYEAKIFGPEVILADAGYDCAKWFEVSDRLGMKFVAAVNKRNSKDFSNVKNILRIKNMEFLRSEEGQKLYKQRTKIERLFGKLKGEYNLEQVRLRGFRTYKKHVDWIMITYLIEVYIQKIENCKFSFKYTWNNL
- a CDS encoding DUF1848 domain-containing protein; protein product: MIISASRRTDIPAFYGDWFINRIKEGFAMYRNPMRPTQVFAVSLHPKDVDAIVFWTKNPKNFLDKLKYLEEYIYYFQFTITPYGKDLEPGIPSKDEVIQTFIELSNMIGKKRVIWRYDPIIINDKMPLSYHKEKFEEFCEKLSPYTLKCIISYVDFYSKAVDELNKINAKDLTAEQLYNVFTEIGKIGKRYNLSVETCAEEVPVEELGLRKAHCVDGELINELGREKGFKDDTEYKKDSNQRKACGCVQSVDLGIFNTCKHFCTYCYANFSRNSILKNVQKYDANSPLLCSFLDIEKDEIRIRLKEGSRKLDIKDIQDGKVNGIESYYGQISFYDSNKDLSEKFDGWLEKKVLEYLERSNQRHCY